The following are encoded in a window of Salinigranum halophilum genomic DNA:
- a CDS encoding NUDIX domain-containing protein, giving the protein MGKNMWAKVVQRGILLREADQREALVLRNPDGTWELPGGKVEYGETAFDSLEREVREETGLSVTAAEPIETTVRKLKRKKKRGKFAVVYRCAFEGETVELSDEHVGFAWRDVRGLAETNLKQVDEYRSLRRVLTEPSTEPRWERPAIHAAGFGRRGEVTNGEETMREADET; this is encoded by the coding sequence ATGGGCAAGAACATGTGGGCGAAGGTCGTCCAGCGCGGCATCCTCCTCCGCGAAGCGGACCAGCGCGAGGCGCTCGTCCTCCGGAACCCCGACGGGACGTGGGAGCTCCCCGGCGGGAAGGTCGAGTACGGCGAGACGGCGTTCGACAGCCTCGAGCGCGAAGTGCGCGAGGAGACGGGGCTGTCGGTGACGGCCGCAGAGCCCATCGAGACCACGGTCCGAAAGCTCAAGCGGAAGAAGAAACGCGGCAAGTTCGCCGTCGTCTACCGGTGTGCGTTCGAGGGCGAGACGGTCGAACTCAGCGACGAGCACGTCGGCTTCGCGTGGCGGGACGTGAGGGGACTCGCCGAGACGAACCTCAAGCAGGTCGACGAGTACCGGAGCCTACGGCGGGTGTTGACGGAGCCGAGCACCGAGCCGCGGTGGGAGCGGCCGGCAATCCACGCGGCCGGGTTCGGTCGACGCGGCGAGGTGACGAACGGCGAGGAGACGATGCGGGAGGCCGACGAGACGTGA
- the rbcL gene encoding type III ribulose-bisphosphate carboxylase, translating to MTGITYEDFLDLGYEPSDSDLVCEFHVEPAADMDMEAAASRVASESSNGTWAELNVEEFVDLSATACAIDGSRVTVAYPTELFDPGNMPQVLSCIAGNIMGMKAVDRIRLLDCTWPAGLARSFPGPQFGSAVRQEVFDAGDRPILATVPKPKVGLPTDEHVRVGREAWLGGIDLLKDDENLTDQSFNPFDDRLTESLAARDEAEEETGETKSYLVNITDETSAMLERVDRAAEEGCEYVMVDVVTTGWGAVQTVRDACENHGIAIHAHRAMHAAFDRIEDHGVSMRVVAQVARLCGVDQIHTGTADLGKLANEDTVGINEWLSSDLHGLNDVLPVASGGLHPGLVPELVSRVGTNVCIQAGGGIHGHPGGTHDGAKALRQATDATVAGVPLDEYASDHPELAVAMEKWGTETPR from the coding sequence ATGACAGGAATCACGTACGAGGACTTCCTCGACCTCGGGTACGAGCCGTCCGACAGCGACCTCGTCTGTGAGTTCCACGTCGAACCCGCGGCCGACATGGACATGGAGGCCGCCGCGTCCAGGGTGGCCTCCGAGAGTTCGAACGGGACGTGGGCCGAACTCAACGTCGAGGAGTTCGTCGACCTGAGCGCCACCGCCTGTGCCATCGACGGCTCCCGAGTGACGGTCGCGTACCCCACGGAACTGTTCGACCCGGGAAACATGCCGCAGGTGCTCTCCTGTATCGCGGGGAACATCATGGGGATGAAGGCCGTCGACCGGATCAGGCTCCTCGACTGCACGTGGCCCGCCGGACTCGCCAGGTCGTTCCCCGGCCCGCAGTTCGGGTCCGCGGTCCGACAGGAGGTCTTCGACGCGGGCGACCGGCCCATCCTCGCGACGGTGCCGAAGCCGAAGGTCGGCCTCCCCACGGACGAACACGTCCGCGTCGGCCGGGAGGCGTGGCTGGGCGGCATCGACCTCCTGAAGGACGACGAGAACCTCACCGACCAGTCGTTCAACCCCTTCGACGACCGTCTGACGGAGTCGCTGGCGGCGCGCGACGAGGCGGAGGAGGAGACGGGTGAGACGAAGTCGTACCTCGTCAACATCACGGACGAGACGTCGGCGATGCTCGAACGGGTGGACAGGGCGGCCGAGGAGGGCTGTGAGTACGTGATGGTCGACGTGGTGACGACCGGGTGGGGGGCCGTCCAGACCGTCCGCGACGCCTGTGAGAACCACGGCATCGCCATCCACGCCCACCGCGCGATGCACGCCGCGTTCGACCGCATCGAGGACCACGGCGTGTCGATGCGCGTCGTGGCCCAGGTCGCCCGGCTGTGCGGCGTCGACCAGATTCACACCGGAACCGCCGACCTGGGGAAACTCGCGAACGAGGACACCGTCGGCATCAACGAGTGGCTCTCTTCGGACCTGCACGGGCTGAACGACGTGCTTCCGGTGGCCTCCGGTGGGTTACATCCGGGGCTCGTCCCCGAACTCGTCTCGCGGGTGGGGACGAACGTCTGTATCCAGGCGGGCGGCGGCATCCACGGCCACCCCGGCGGCACCCACGACGGGGCGAAGGCGCTTCGACAGGCGACGGACGCGACGGTCGCCGGGGTTCCGCTCGACGAGTACGCGTCGGACCACCCCGAACTCGCCGTCGCGATGGAGAAGTGGGGGACGGAGACGCCGCGCTGA
- the mutS gene encoding DNA mismatch repair protein MutS, which produces MPQGIVGEFLSLKEETDADLLAMQCGDFYEFFADDAETVGRELDLKVSQKSSHGSSYPMAGVPLDDLTPYLKALVERGYRVAVAEQYETADGHAREVTRVVTPGTLLEPSREDAQYLASVVRDDETYGLAFADVTTGQFLVTSVEGADAAHSEVYRFDPVELLPGPGVRSEDAFLRRVRESDVNLTTFETEAFAPGRARHALREQFGDVTASVGLDDEVAVRAAGAVLAYVTETNTAVTASMTRLRTYEPADHLTLDATTQRNLELTETMHGDRAGSLVDTIDHTVTSAGGRLLREWVTRPRRDRDELRRRLDCVEALAAHALARERLRDALDGAYDLERLASGAAGGRADASDLLAIRDTLALVPSLAAAIEESPLVDSPLAAVVERPDREAARDLHAELTAALADDPPKTVRQGELFQRGYDDELDDLIERHTEIREWLDSLAAREKREHGLSHVTVDRNRTDGYYIQVGKSVADAVPEHYREIKTLKNSKRFVTDELEEKERTVLRVEEARADLEYDLFCELRSRVGDAAELLQDVGRVLAELDVLASLATHAAGQDWTRPTLTEPGPLSIEAGRHPVVEATTEFVPNDLFIDEERSFLIVTGPNMSGKSTYMRQAALITLLAQVGSFVPARSAEVGVVDGIFTRVGALDELAQGRSTFMVEMQELSNILHSATDESLVILDEVGRGTATYDGISIAWAATEYLHNEIRAKTLFATHYHELTSLAEHLPRVANVHVAAEERDGDVTFLRTVEEGATDRSYGIHVADLAGVPAPVVSRASEVLDRLRDEKAIEAKGGSAEPVQAVFDLGSGSFTATAESKTTEPAANGGAETTPVAGAEVATEPGTDPATADVLRALRETNVNETSPVELMARVQEWQERLDDEG; this is translated from the coding sequence ATGCCGCAAGGGATCGTCGGAGAGTTTCTCTCGCTGAAGGAGGAGACGGACGCGGACCTGTTGGCGATGCAGTGCGGCGACTTCTACGAGTTCTTCGCCGACGACGCGGAGACGGTGGGACGGGAACTCGACCTGAAGGTCTCACAGAAGTCCTCACACGGCTCGTCGTACCCGATGGCGGGCGTCCCGCTCGACGACCTCACGCCCTACCTGAAGGCGCTCGTCGAGCGCGGCTACCGGGTCGCCGTCGCGGAGCAGTACGAGACCGCGGACGGCCACGCGCGTGAGGTGACGCGCGTGGTCACGCCCGGGACCCTGCTGGAGCCCTCCCGCGAGGACGCTCAGTACCTCGCGAGCGTCGTCCGCGACGACGAGACGTACGGCCTGGCCTTCGCGGACGTCACGACCGGCCAGTTCCTCGTGACGAGCGTCGAGGGTGCCGACGCGGCGCACTCGGAGGTGTACCGCTTCGACCCGGTCGAACTCCTCCCGGGTCCCGGCGTGCGGAGCGAGGACGCGTTCCTCCGGCGCGTCCGCGAGAGCGACGTGAACCTCACCACGTTCGAGACGGAGGCGTTCGCGCCCGGGCGGGCCCGCCACGCCCTCCGCGAGCAGTTCGGCGACGTCACAGCGAGCGTCGGCCTCGACGACGAGGTCGCGGTGCGGGCGGCCGGGGCCGTACTCGCGTACGTCACGGAGACGAACACCGCCGTGACGGCGTCGATGACGCGGCTGCGGACGTACGAACCGGCGGACCACCTGACGCTCGACGCGACGACACAGCGGAACCTCGAACTCACGGAGACGATGCACGGTGACCGGGCGGGGTCGCTCGTCGACACCATCGACCACACGGTGACGAGCGCCGGCGGCCGACTCCTGCGCGAGTGGGTGACGCGGCCGCGACGGGACCGAGACGAGCTCCGCCGGCGGCTGGACTGTGTCGAGGCCCTCGCCGCGCACGCCCTGGCCCGCGAACGCCTCCGGGACGCACTCGACGGTGCCTACGACCTCGAACGACTGGCCTCCGGGGCGGCAGGGGGGCGAGCCGACGCGTCGGACCTGCTCGCGATTCGAGACACGCTCGCGCTCGTGCCCTCGCTCGCAGCGGCCATCGAGGAGTCGCCGCTCGTCGACTCGCCGCTCGCCGCGGTGGTCGAGCGACCCGACCGCGAGGCCGCACGGGACCTCCACGCGGAGTTGACGGCCGCGCTCGCGGACGACCCGCCGAAGACGGTGCGGCAAGGAGAGCTGTTCCAGAGGGGATACGACGACGAACTGGACGACCTCATCGAACGCCACACCGAGATACGCGAGTGGCTCGACTCGCTCGCCGCCCGGGAGAAACGCGAACACGGCCTCAGTCACGTCACCGTCGACCGGAACCGGACGGACGGCTACTACATCCAGGTCGGGAAGTCGGTGGCCGACGCGGTGCCCGAACACTACCGGGAGATCAAGACGCTGAAGAACTCCAAGCGGTTCGTCACCGACGAACTCGAGGAGAAAGAGCGGACGGTGCTCAGGGTCGAGGAGGCCCGCGCCGACCTGGAGTACGACCTGTTCTGTGAGCTTCGGAGCCGGGTCGGGGACGCCGCCGAGTTGCTGCAGGACGTCGGGCGGGTGCTGGCAGAACTGGACGTACTGGCCTCGCTGGCGACGCACGCCGCCGGGCAGGACTGGACGCGTCCGACCCTCACGGAGCCGGGCCCACTCAGCATCGAGGCCGGGCGGCACCCGGTCGTCGAAGCGACGACGGAGTTCGTCCCGAACGACCTGTTCATCGACGAGGAGCGGAGCTTCCTCATCGTCACCGGCCCGAACATGTCGGGCAAGTCGACGTACATGCGACAGGCGGCGCTCATCACGCTCCTCGCACAGGTCGGGAGCTTCGTCCCCGCGCGAAGCGCCGAAGTCGGCGTCGTCGACGGCATCTTCACCCGGGTCGGCGCGCTCGACGAACTCGCCCAGGGCCGGTCGACGTTCATGGTGGAGATGCAGGAGCTATCGAACATCCTCCACTCGGCGACCGACGAGTCGCTCGTCATCCTCGACGAGGTGGGACGGGGAACGGCGACGTACGACGGAATCTCCATCGCGTGGGCCGCCACGGAGTATCTGCACAACGAGATTCGGGCGAAAACGCTGTTCGCGACCCACTACCACGAACTCACGTCGCTGGCCGAGCACCTCCCCCGGGTGGCGAACGTCCACGTCGCCGCCGAGGAGCGCGACGGCGACGTGACCTTCCTCCGAACCGTCGAAGAGGGTGCGACCGACCGCTCGTACGGCATTCACGTCGCCGACCTCGCGGGCGTGCCCGCCCCCGTCGTTTCGCGAGCGTCGGAGGTGCTCGACCGACTCCGCGACGAGAAGGCCATCGAGGCCAAGGGCGGGTCCGCCGAGCCCGTGCAGGCCGTCTTCGACCTGGGCAGCGGGAGCTTCACGGCCACCGCCGAGTCGAAGACGACCGAGCCGGCGGCGAACGGCGGCGCGGAGACGACGCCCGTGGCGGGTGCCGAGGTCGCCACGGAGCCGGGGACGGACCCCGCGACGGCGGACGTCCTGCGGGCGCTCCGCGAGACGAACGTGAACGAGACCTCCCCGGTCGAACTCATGGCGCGCGTCCAGGAGTGGCAAGAGCGGCTCGACGACGAGGGGTGA
- a CDS encoding DsbA family oxidoreductase, with protein MSSDADTAAATITVYSDYVCPFCYLGRESLRRYQETRDEPLEIDWRPFDLRSQKRTSDGSIDHSVDDGKDDDYFEQAKENVRRLQEQYDVEMTLELATDIDSLPAQTVSYYLKEQYPYETWLDFDVAVFEALWTEGRDIGDTEVLVELAEEVGVDGEEVRSALSDEQLDAAVREQFTDAQQRGVTGVPTFAYDGYAARGAVPPEHLERLVDGV; from the coding sequence ATGAGCTCCGACGCGGACACCGCGGCAGCGACCATCACCGTCTACTCCGACTACGTCTGTCCGTTCTGTTACTTGGGGAGGGAGTCGCTCCGGCGGTACCAGGAGACCCGCGACGAACCGCTGGAAATCGACTGGCGACCGTTCGACCTCCGCTCGCAGAAGCGCACCTCCGACGGGAGCATCGACCACTCGGTCGACGACGGCAAGGACGACGACTACTTCGAGCAAGCGAAAGAGAACGTCCGACGACTCCAAGAGCAGTACGACGTGGAGATGACGCTCGAACTCGCCACGGACATCGACTCCCTGCCCGCCCAGACTGTCTCGTACTACCTCAAAGAGCAGTACCCCTACGAGACGTGGCTCGACTTCGACGTCGCGGTCTTCGAGGCGCTCTGGACCGAGGGGAGAGACATCGGCGACACCGAGGTGCTCGTCGAACTCGCCGAGGAGGTCGGCGTCGACGGCGAGGAGGTCCGCTCGGCGCTCTCGGACGAGCAACTCGACGCCGCGGTCCGCGAGCAGTTCACCGACGCCCAGCAGCGGGGCGTCACCGGGGTGCCGACGTTCGCGTACGACGGCTACGCCGCCCGCGGTGCGGTCCCCCCCGAACACCTCGAACGACTGGTCGACGGGGTCTGA